A single genomic interval of Dysidea avara chromosome 6, odDysAvar1.4, whole genome shotgun sequence harbors:
- the LOC136257263 gene encoding uncharacterized protein: protein MMTSSEAVAAYDALRHRSSTSRHCPEYNALIDVHQDLCNALPINDLFPGLISRRVISVVDKEKLCLGRIEQERAELFLEKHLHPQLLVGETEKFNDFITTMKESPKCSFLVKRIMDRVVVHQNDTSVACAAAGSESADVNMAYIETIKQTLAKKKSCSLVVFLFIVFNIVLYVPVVLVLIQLQNQVMVLQSRVDSGCTVTTIVLQPTPTAHKQDTYLSSDTQYNFSETVTHDFELAPLIVIMEDFHEAMKHKEVWKSNPFFAFDRGYLMYLSVYPAGFGDGEGSHVSVYLHLMKGPYDDELQDSGYWPLRGTFTIELLNVYNNYTSRSHHNYLIMPHFYLCKSCTSRVMEESETHNGLGYSQYISHVTLLYSYQHFYDSLHLRISYSSHRNRIINHVILQQGKSILFVCFLIYYVLLTFCVLYNIPVTFNDWDKDNIIAALVMCLLNVADLIQVLACESLGIDDSISASLYYVLQELSIISVYVSFAVAVLGLYRLYCFLKELNHQYEEEIKIIQKEFAAKCEKFEKEYEMHRKESEMQLKKSLMEMKKILKAYQVHNEVSLQT from the exons ATGATGACTTCTAGTGAAGCAGTGGCTGCATACGATGCGCTTCGCCATCGGTCGTCAACCTCTCGGCACTGTCCCGAATACAATGCTTTGATAGATGTGCATCAAGACCTGTGTAACGCTTTGCCTATAAATGATTTATTTCCTGGTTTGATTAGTCGTCGAGTGATCAGTGTTGTTGATAAGGAGAAGCTGTGCCTGGGAAGAATAGAACAAGAAAGGGCTGAGCTGTTTTTAGAAAAACATCTTCATCCTCAGCTGTTAGTTGGAGAAACTGAAAAGTTTAATGACTTCATTACCACTATGAAGGAGTCACCCAAGTGTAGTTTCTTAGTAAAGAGAATAATGGATCGTGTTGTTGTTCACCAGAATGACACCAGTGTGGCTTGTGCTGCAG CTGGTAGTGAATCTGCAGATGTAAACATGGCATACATAGAGACTATTAAACAAACTCTTGCAAAGAAAAAATCTTGCTCTCTGGTGGTATTTCTGTTTATAGTATTCAACATAGTTTTATATGTTCCAGTGGTATTGGTGCTAATACAGCTACAAAATCAAGTAATGGTGCTACAGAGCAGAGTCGATTCTGGATGTACTGTCACAACGATAGTATTACAACCAACCCCAACTGCGCATAAACAAGATACTTATTTATCATCAGATACTCAATACAACTTCAGTGAGACAGTGACACATGATTTTGAATTGGCACCATTGATTGTTATTATGGAAGACTTTCATGAGGCAATGAAACATAAAGAAGTATGGAAAAGTAATCCTTTCTTTGCATTTGATAGAGGATATCTAATGTATCTATCAGTTTACCCTGCTGGTTTTGGTGATGGTGAAGGTAGTCATGTGTCTGTGTACCTACATCTCATGAAAGGCCCATATGATGATGAACTACAAGACTCAGGCTATTGGCCACTCAGAGGAACATTTACTATAGAGTTACTTAATGTTTACAATAATTACACCAGTCGTAGTCATCACAACTATCTTATAATGCCACATTTTTATCTCTGCAAGTCATGTACTTCTAGAGTAATGGAGGAAAGTGAAACACATAACGGATTGGGATATTCTCAATACATATCTCATGTCACTTTGCTCTACAGTTATCAACACTTTTATGACTCTTTGCATCTCCGAATTTCATATAGTAGCCATCGTAATAGAATTATTAATCATGTGATACTTCAGCAAGGAAAGAGTATCTTATTTGTTTGCTTTCTAATATATTATGTCCTACTGACTTTTTGCGTACTATATAACATTCCAGTTACTTTTAATGATTGGGATAAGGATAATATTATTGCAGCATTGGTAATGTGTTTACTGAATGTTGCAGATTTAATACAAGTACTAGCATGTGAATCTTTGGGTATAGATGACAGCATTTCTGCTTCACTATACTATGTACTGCAAGAACTGTCAATAATTTCAGTATATGTTAGTTTTGCTGTTGCTGTGTTAGGATTGTATCGGCTATATTGTTTTTTAAAGGAATTAAATCATCAGTATGAagaagaaataaaaataattcaaAAGGAATTTGCAGCTAAGTGTGAAAAGTTTGAGAAGGAATATGAGATGCACAGGAAGGAAAGTGAGATGCAGTTGAAGAAAAGTTTAATGGAGATGAAGAAAATATTAAAGGCGTATCAAGTGCACAATGAAGTATCATTACAGACATaa